The DNA segment TATCTGAACTGCTCACTGATGTTCCTATATTAGTTGCTGCATGTTTGTCCTTAACCTGCCTGTTTCTAATTGAATCACAAGGCTATTTTGTTGATGTTGCCATCTTTTTTGTTGTTCTTGTTGTTGACTATATTACAACAATCTAATCCAGCAAGGTAGTTGTGGCGTTCACTTCCCTTTGTAGCGTTCTGTATCATTATTGATTTGCTGTATGCCTAAGCTTTTCCATGTTGGATTTGCTTCATCTTAGGAGATGATTCAATCTGAAAACATtggctttatttgatgtttagTTTGGAGTAATATTGCATTAGACAAGTTTATTCTCCTTTCACCACCTGCACATGCATCACTTGGTTTGTTGATCTCCTTCATATTTTCTTGACAGAACATCCCTTATCAATTTGCCACAGAACACCTACCCAAATGCAAGGTGAAgattttacttcacaatttaaAAGGAAAAACTTGGACTGTGAATTCAATCCCGACTACAAGAGTACAAACATCACATACCTTTTGCGGAGGTTGGTTATCCTTTGTTCGTGACAATAACATTGATTTGGGAGATATCTGCATCTTTGAGCTTGTCCACAAGTgtgaattacgcgtgcatgttcTGAGGgtggaaaaggaaggaaatgATTACAGTAGTAAGGTAGTTAAACTAGCTGCTGATTATGCTGCTACCTCGGTTAAATTTTTTGGATGTAAGTTGACGAAAGTGGGATAAAATTCTGATCACTGTTTACAGCAGGTAGCAAAGGCCAAGACATATGATAAAAGAGGATCTGCTCATGGCAAAGAGAAACATGGTAATATGTTGAAGAGTCATCAGCTCCATTTGTCAAAGATTTGCAGTGGAGATTCAGGTGAATTCACATGGTGATTAACTAGCATATTTTAGCTGTCCTTCCTCACACAACGCATATTGAAACCTTTCAACTTTCTTGCTCGAACAGTAATCAGGAAACCTGCTCAGGTTAAACAGGGTTCTTTCACCAAGAGCTGCATGTCAATGAAATCAGTACCTGAAGAGAAATTAGCTGCTGAATCTTTCATTTCTAATTTTCCTCATTTTGTACGAATCATGAAAAAGTTCAATATTAGTGGCTCTTACACTCTGGTGAGTAGTTTTTTGCATGTTATATCTTTTTATATATTGTTATTGTCCCGACCTTTTCCATCCCATTTGATTTATTCATTATTTCTCAAATTATATGTCAAAACATTGTTCGCCAACATGACGAATGATTTCCCGTGTAGAATTTAAATGCCTACAGGACTTAACACCTAATTTAGTGTCTAATACATTTGAAAGAGAAGTTTTATTGTGTGTCTCACACAACTTACATTAGTTGTGTGaggctcctttttgtctcacaaatttgtggaccccaatcttacacttctgggtccacaaaaaatgtgggtccacaaaactgtgagacaaaaaggGTGCcccatacaactagtgtcagttgtatgatacacaaaataaaattttcccatTTGAAGAGTACAAAGTTAATTACTGTCAAAGTTCAAGTGCTATTTTTTGTAGTTGTTGATGTTCTAAAATATTTATGTGCACTCACTTTTGAGCTTTGACAATACCGTGTTCTTCTAGATATGTTCTTTTGCCTCTGTATAGAGCTGATGTGTTTGGTAGTTGAATCCTCTTTGCCTTCTAACAGAACATATGATCAACTtcaaaaaaatcataaaattgTCATCCGAGTGAATCTTCTACCTCAATTTTTGCTTATAAGCAAGGCAATTGTAGGTGCTCTAGGCACCCTTGTGAACGATGTGAATCTTGGTAGTGatacctttttcttttgttttgtagTGAGACCTGTAACGGTAATTATAGACTTTTTCAACCTAAAAAAAGGTAATTATAAATTTAGTGGTGTCTATATTTTATTGGTCATACATCAAAGTAATTGCTTTTGAGAGAAGATAATGTTTAGCTTCCCTATAATGTTACTTTGCGTAACAAGCATCGGGATGACGTTTATATTGGAATACTCCCTCCAATTCAATTCGTATGACACTCATTCCATTTTGGGATGTCCCATAATGTTTAAAACAATTCCATTTTAATACAACTTCCACAATTTTGGATATTTCAATTTCATTCAACTATTCACATTTTAAACTTCAATATGATGTTTTCTTCTATCAAATAGACTTTTCAACCTCTACTTTAATACTTAAAAAGAACTGCTACTTTAATACTTTTCTTCACTAATGCTAATACAAAATTTATGTCGAAATAAGATCTTAAACTTCGTGCATAGCACCATCACATAAAATAAGATGGAAGAAGTAATATTGGTCAGTTTTGTTTCTTTTCCTCTCTCCTTATTATTTTTTGAGGGCTTAATAACATTCACGGGGGTAAAAATTCTACCGTAGAATGTTTGTAAATCTTGACTTATTTCTGTTGATAATTGTTCCTTAGGCCAATTTTAGGTGTTGGGCATTGTGACATTTCTCGTACTGTTATTTGCTTTAAATTCATATTCTGAGAGCCTTCTATCTTTGAACAGAAAGTTCCATATCAGTTCTCAATGGAACACCTCCCAAACTGCAGAACGGAGATCGTGCTTCGTAACTTGAAAGGAGAATGTTGGACTGTGAATTCAATTCCGACTATGAAGGTACAAACGCTGCACACATTTTGCGGAGGATGGTCGGCATTTGTCAGAGATAATGACATTCAGATGGGAGATATCTGCATATTTGAGCTGGTTGGGAAATATGAAATGCGTGTACATATATGTGCAATTGGGAAGAAGGGGTTAGATTACCGGAACGGGATAACTTCTAATGAGTCGGCTATCCTTGCGTCCTTGACAAGCTAGAGACATTCGATGTAACATGCAAAAGAATGCATAATACGAGGTGAGGGTTAAACTCTCTTTAATTCTAATAAGTATGGTTCCATTGCATTTGGTAGAGAAGTATCAATAGTTATTCATAAGGTTGCACTTTGCTACTAGAAGCTTTCAACATCAGTACACCTTGCTGTTCCACCACATTTTTGCCAAAACATTGAGAGAGTGGTCATATGAGTGTCACATTCCTTTTTACAGTTTTTGTTCTTTTCAGATTGGAAGAGTCCCAAAACCCTGTTGCTGTATTTTTGAAAGCCTATGTTGCCAaactcttttttctattttttaatttGCTTATGCAGTGCTATTACAGCTCGCTGGTGTTTTGAGAAATGGCATAGTGCCACAAATTTTTAAAAGGGGGTATGGTACCAACTTCAAAAATATagttatcttctttattttttgcaaCTGTGGATGACAAAATGATGATTCCATTCCCTTGCCTATTTcagttttcctcttctttttttcttctttttgctgAACACATTTATTATTTCAGTATGTGGACTCTCTTTTTATCAACCTACGGACGTTCCTGGTCGATTCCATTTTCAGGTGCCTATTACTCTTAGTTTCAGGCCTGGCTTTTTGCTAGAAGTGGATACATTGGATCAGAAAAGGAATGCACGTAAATGCTATGGAGAAGCTTAAAGTAAATCATCTAACATTTGACCAGATTGGACATGGCTTCAGTCACCTAGATGTTCTGTTCTCAGTGTTTTCTAAGCTCTCATGTTCAGACTCTGTGTTAGTTTAAATACTATGTGAAAAGCTTCTCATTTTCTTAGTGTCGTAGATTCTCCTTTGTAAATAATTCACGTGTCTGTAGTTAGTTTAAATGCCAGGAAACATCTGGTGTTGTATGTATTATGTTAAAACAGAAATTGGGACATCTAGAGTGAGAAATCGAAGTTTCACTCAGCTGAAATGAGTTCGGAGATATTTCCTCCACGAAGTTGTTTTTACAGTTGCAACAACTTTGTCACTTTAGATTCATTCAACTGCAACTGTTACATTATCGCTCTCATACATGTGCTGTCTTGGGCTCACGAGCTTCTGGATTGATCTCAAAGTTGCAGCTTTTGAATTCTGCCTTACCTAGTCACTGGTATTCTCATGGCCAGCAGCCTATCCCCCCTATACGGCACAAGTTTCCCATTATCCTTGTTATTGTTTGTAATTGCCGTATTCCTTTCCTCTGATTCCTCTTCATATTAGTAAACAATACCACGAACTTGATCTTCTTTCGCCCTTTGATTTTGGATATTGTAGGAGTATCAAGGTTGAGGAGGTTGTGGGAGCTATGCGTAAGATGAATAGGGGCAGAGCGACCGAGCCAGTCGAAATTTCGGTTAaattttggaggtgtgtgggAAGAGCAGGTTTGGAGTGGCTGATTGGTCTGTTTAATGTAATTTTTAGGACGAAGAGGATGCCAGATGAGTGGAAGTGGAGCAAGGTggttccgttgtataagaacaaaggtgatatccagaattgtaacaactataggggtatcaaattactgagtcatactaAGAAGTTTGGGAGAGGGTAGTAGAAGTGAGGGTGAGGAGGAAGGTGTCTATAtccgacaaccagttcgggttcatgccgggtcgttCTACTACGGAAGTTATACACTTTATTGGGAGGTTGGTGGAATTgcacagggataggaagaaggatctgcatatggtgtttattgatttgAAAAAAGCGCATGGCAAGGTTCTAGAGAGGTTCTCTGGAGATGCTTGTAGGCAAAAGGTATGTCGGTTGCCTatattagggcgattaaggacatgtatgatggagctaaaactcgagttaggacagtaggaggcgacttagagcatttttcggttgttatggggttacaccaatgATCTCCGCTCAACCCGTTCTTATTTtgcctggtgatggatgcactaacacatcatattcaagggaaggtgtcatggtgtatgttattcgctGACGACATAGTATTGATTGATAAGACGCGAGCCGGTGTTAACGAGAgcctggaggtttggagacatgcccttgagtctaagggtttcaagctgaGCAGGACTAAGTGGAGTGCAAGTTCAACGCCGAGCCGAGGGAACTGGGTGTGGACGTGAGActtgaatcacaggtcatcccaagtagaggcagtttcaagtaccttgggtcggttattcaggggataaggagatcgacgaggatgtcacacatcgtattggggtGGGGTGGATAAAGTGGAGGTTAGCATTTGGAGTTCTGTGTGACAAGAGAAAGCCACTGATCCACAAAGGTAGGttttatagagcggtggttagaccggtcATGATGTATGGGGCCGAGTGTTGCccagttaagaactcacatatccagaagatgaacgtagcagaaatgaggatgttgaagTGGATGTGCgagcacactaggatggataagattatgaATGATAATATTCGGGAAAAGGTGGGCGTGACTCTCATTGATGACAaaatgcgggaagcgaggctcagatggtgcAGACGCGTATAGAGGAGAAGTccagatgctccggtaaggagaTGTGAGCGGCTGGCTTTGGAAGtcacgagaagaggtagatggcagcctaagaagtattggggagatgtgatcaggcaggacatgacgtGACTttagattttcgaggacatgacccttgataggaagctgtggaggtcgagtattagggttgtaggttaggaggtagttgagtctatTTCTACTTCGTACCTATGTGAGGTTAGTCTGATAGGATTTTTGTCCTAGACTGCTAGTCGTTAATGTTGTGTTCTCACTATTCTTTCGTTTTTCATAGTGCCGGGTCTATTTATTGGCTATCGCTTTTGCTTTTTATCTATTTTCTGGTCTTTATGATGCTGTTATTATTCCTATGGTATCTGTTGATGGTACTGATAATGTGTTTTTTCGTCTTCTTGAGTCGATGGTTTTTCGAAAACAACCTCTCAAttccctcggggtaggggtaagattGCGTACGCACTACCCTGATGAGaatttactgggttgttgttgttgtacttttATACTGTATGTAACGCAAATGTAATTGTAATATGTGTCTTCAATAAACAAACTTTTGTTCTTCTGCCATTTCTTCTTTTGAAATAGACCAAAATGTGAAGAAAGATTCATATAGCTAATATATTCTGTTTGGTGTGAATGTCCCGGTGCTTTCTAGTTATGTTTCTTCTATCTCTGATCTGATAAAATTAGGGAGGATTTGGATTATAAGCATTACGTATCATAATCATTTGGGTGTTGCAGAAAATGTGACATAAAGTTTTGAAGAAGATTTTTGTTGCAAGGCATACGAGGTTAAAATTAGGGAGGATTTTTTATGATTAAGGCATATTTATCATAATTTTATGGTTGCTGCAACAAAATGTAACATTAAGTTTGAGGATTAAAAGTCCTCCTTCTCATCCCGTTCCTATTCTGATAATGACATACATAAAATTCTATTGCAGATATAACACATCTCAACTTATATTCGAGGTCCATCACTTGTGAGCTGGAATAATATGGAAAGCAGATTGATCTGACCACTAACGTAAtagtcattactcattatcataCTGTTTGCAACAAATTTGTGCAGAAAAAATCTGCAATCACAAAAAAGCTATAAAGAAAAAAAGGATTTTATTGATAAACGTTGTGGGTGACAACTCTGTTTATCCTTTGATTCTTCCCTCCGATTTATTATCCATAATTCGAGGGCCTTAACTGCGTATTTCTCAAACGTAAAATGATATGCATCTCCTTGATGTATTGGATGATCAAGAGGCATGTAGTAACACTCCCTTTGGATCTTGAATGATGCTAGAAAGATCTCTTAATGATTATTCCAGAGTTTTATGAAATTTCGAAGATCAATTGCTGAGATGTCTTTGAAGGACATATGTAGTCTTATTTATAGGCATGAATTAGGGTTTGGGTAGAGTAGTCACCAAATAaccctaatagactcctaatatttcAAGAGTCTGTCTTAAATTTAAGATTTATCTTGATTTGCTAAAATTTCAGTGTTTACAGATACATTTAAGACTTATTTGGTATGAGGGATAAAGAATAATTAATTCCGGGACTAAATTTAAGAAGTGTTTATTCCATGTTTGGTTGGTAGAAAATTGTGGTATAATTAATATCAGGATTAATTATCCTAGGATTGTAGTGTTTTTTTTTTATCCCTATGGAAAGGTGGAATAACTAATCCCGCGATAATTAATCCTGGAATAACTtctttccaaccaaacgaccccttaggatGCTACCAAGACAAGTGAAATCATAAAATTTGATACTCCATTAATATAAATCCAACTCTGCATATCGAAGAGCAAAACCATATTGCAGAATAAACCTAATGGTAAACATATTAACATTCAGAAGAAAACTAGGAACAAAGTACGAACTAGAAGAATGTTAAAGACTACTTCAATTAGCTAGTAACCATTCCATGCTCTACTTGGCATTGGTGTTCTCATTCCCTCATGAATAGGTGTTGCGGCAGAATCTCTTGTTGGAGTCAGCAATGGATGCATTGGAGTTGTTGCACAATACATAGGAGTTTCACCCCCTAAACCAGAGCCAGAATTGTTCACTTCCACGTTCACATTCTCACAAATTTGATTGCGATTAACATAAACAGAGTTCATTTGAGCCTCTAATTCTACCCGAACTTTACTCCCTCTAACCTCTACAATGGTTCCAACCATCCCATGATAAGGTCCTTGACGGATTTTAATTCGCGCATTGACCAATGGATCACGCCTTGCTCTTCCAAATCCGTGTCCTTTTTTAGGAGGTGGAGGTCTAAAGTTGGCTATTGATCCTGATGTTTCATCCCTATTTCTACTTTTGTTGTTATAAGTTTTACTAACTAGTGATACTGATTCTTCACAATATGCAACCTGAGAAACATTATCTTCAAGTAGCTTGGTCAAATCTTTGCTCTTGATTTCAAGACAATTTTGAGGCAGATCTCCATTTGTTGGTCTGAAATAAACAATATCATCCTCAACTTTCAGAACCAATCCCTTTATGTGTATTAAATCTCCATTGACAACTACTACTTTATCTCCTGCTGTAAAGGaatttttctttatattctttgctagcataGCAGAAAAAGATAAAATTTCTGCATTAATGTCTTCATCATCTACTCTCTCCTTAGCTGCATGAAATTTTTCAAGATCATCTACAGTTGGCTGAATCTTATTACTGATTGACTTAAACGACACTAATTTATACAAGAAACCATCTTTGAATTTCTTGCCATCTACAatatcaaaataatccccagtaATTCTATCCCTCGAACGCTTCACTGAAATGCCCAATGCTTTAGCTTTACTAGCACTCCAAAATCTTGGTTGAGGACAAATTTTACTTGAAACTTCCTTTGGTTTATAATTACCTTCATATTTGTTAACCAAATCCTGATAATCAATTCTTGGAATCAATTTTACAGTGACCCTTCTCTGAATATCATCTACGTCCACAATCTGAGCAATGTCTCCTTTGTAATTCCCAGTTTTTAATCTCACCAAACAATCCTTAGTAAATTCTCTATCTCGGCCTTTTACACAAAGCAAATTGGACATCTCTGAATTTGGAACTAAAACAATCTTATTTTTCAGCAAAATATGTCTCATCCCTTTGCATGCTTCCCTAACATGAGATTCTTTATCTGCTTCTACGTATATATAATTCTGAAGATGATCGAGTGCTATAACCGATTTAATTTTCAAGTTAAAAGCTTTGTCAATTTGCTTCTGCATTAAGCATATTGCTACTTCCTTTTCATAACCAACTGCGCATTTAACCATCCATAACTTAGAATCCTTAATTGTAGGCAAAAGCGCTTGCTGAACTACCTCTGTTTCATCTTCCTCGTCTTTATATCTCGATTTTCGGCCATACCTTTCTTCAATTCTCCTTTCAAATTCGTCTATATCTTCCTCTTCGTCTTCTTCTCCAATTTGTGGATGAATAACCTGACGTTTTCGAAAAGCAAAATCTTCGTTTTCGTTGGAATCGGAGTCCACGACTTCagcatcatcaataaaatcatcttCGCCTTGTTCTTCGTCgtcct comes from the Nicotiana sylvestris chromosome 4, ASM39365v2, whole genome shotgun sequence genome and includes:
- the LOC104230323 gene encoding B3 domain-containing protein Os01g0723500-like isoform X3, with translation MWDAKRPHFLVGFNPSIQSETLKIPSKFIKHMEGRASGTAFLVGPSGNSWPMDLIQQDDGLFFHNGWASFVKDHCLESGDALVFRYDGDLHFAVLAFDESSCEKEAAYNADCSQGATNLYNLALKKRDRGNSALLDCIVEGVPKKMRSTQSPSECTAEDAVCSNGRSYASSFLNEIENAGNASNNTVTIAVPSQTEIVCSNPGNGTSEEPMWLSAQEAEKVARSFTSSFPNFMKVMKRFNVSGSYTLNIPYQFATEHLPKCKVKILLHNLKGKTWTVNSIPTTRVQTSHTFCGGWLSFVRDNNIDLGDICIFELVHKCELRVHVLRVEKEGNDYSSKQVAKAKTYDKRGSAHGKEKHGNMLKSHQLHLSKICSGDSVIRKPAQVKQGSFTKSCMSMKSVPEEKLAAESFISNFPHFVRIMKKFNISGSYTLKVPYQFSMEHLPNCRTEIVLRNLKGECWTVNSIPTMKVQTLHTFCGGWSAFVRDNDIQMGDICIFELVGKYEMRVHICAIGKKGLDYRNGITSNESAILASLTS
- the LOC104230323 gene encoding B3 domain-containing protein Os01g0723500-like isoform X1, producing MWDAKRPHFLVGFNPSIQSETLKIPSKFIKHMEGRASGTAFLVGPSGNSWPMDLIQQDDGLFFHNGWASFVKDHCLESGDALVFRYDGDLHFAVLAFDESSCEKEAAYNADCSQGATNLYNLALKKRDRGNSALLDCIVEGVPKKMRSTQSPSECTAEDAVCSNGRSYASSFLNEIENAGNASNNTVTIAVPSQTEIVCSNPEVKTGNGTSEEPMWLSAQEAEKVARSFTSSFPNFMKVMKRFNVSGSYTLNIPYQFATEHLPKCKVKILLHNLKGKTWTVNSIPTTRVQTSHTFCGGWLSFVRDNNIDLGDICIFELVHKCELRVHVLRVEKEGNDYSSKQVAKAKTYDKRGSAHGKEKHGNMLKSHQLHLSKICSGDSVIRKPAQVKQGSFTKSCMSMKSVPEEKLAAESFISNFPHFVRIMKKFNISGSYTLKVPYQFSMEHLPNCRTEIVLRNLKGECWTVNSIPTMKVQTLHTFCGGWSAFVRDNDIQMGDICIFELVGKYEMRVHICAIGKKGLDYRNGITSNESAILASLTS
- the LOC104230323 gene encoding B3 domain-containing protein Os01g0723500-like isoform X4, encoding MQKLKIPSKFIKHMEGRASGTAFLVGPSGNSWPMDLIQQDDGLFFHNGWASFVKDHCLESGDALVFRYDGDLHFAVLAFDESSCEKEAAYNADCSQGATNLYNLALKKRDRGNSALLDCIVEGVPKKMRSTQSPSECTAEDAVCSNGRSYASSFLNEIENAGNASNNTVTIAVPSQTEIVCSNPEVKTGNGTSEEPMWLSAQEAEKVARSFTSSFPNFMKVMKRFNVSGSYTLNIPYQFATEHLPKCKVKILLHNLKGKTWTVNSIPTTRVQTSHTFCGGWLSFVRDNNIDLGDICIFELVHKCELRVHVLRVEKEGNDYSSKQVAKAKTYDKRGSAHGKEKHGNMLKSHQLHLSKICSGDSVIRKPAQVKQGSFTKSCMSMKSVPEEKLAAESFISNFPHFVRIMKKFNISGSYTLKVPYQFSMEHLPNCRTEIVLRNLKGECWTVNSIPTMKVQTLHTFCGGWSAFVRDNDIQMGDICIFELVGKYEMRVHICAIGKKGLDYRNGITSNESAILASLTS
- the LOC104230323 gene encoding B3 domain-containing protein Os01g0723500-like isoform X2; protein product: MWDAKRPHFLVGFNPSIQSETLKIPSKFIKHMEGRASGTAFLVGPSGNSWPMDLIQQDDGLFFHNGWASFVKDHCLESGDALVFRYDGDLHFAVLAFDESSCEKEAAYNADCSQGATNLYNLALKKRDRGNSALLDCIVEGVPKKMRSTQSPSECTAEDAVCSNGRSYASSFLNEIENAGNASNNTVTIAVPSQTEIVCSNPEVKTGNGTSEEPMWLSAQEAEKVARSFTSSFPNFMKVMKRFNVSGSYTLNIPYQFATEHLPKCKVKILLHNLKGKTWTVNSIPTTRVQTSHTFCGGWLSFVRDNNIDLGDICIFELVHKCELRVHVLRVEKEGNDYSSKVAKAKTYDKRGSAHGKEKHGNMLKSHQLHLSKICSGDSVIRKPAQVKQGSFTKSCMSMKSVPEEKLAAESFISNFPHFVRIMKKFNISGSYTLKVPYQFSMEHLPNCRTEIVLRNLKGECWTVNSIPTMKVQTLHTFCGGWSAFVRDNDIQMGDICIFELVGKYEMRVHICAIGKKGLDYRNGITSNESAILASLTS
- the LOC104230324 gene encoding putative transcription elongation factor SPT5 homolog 1 — protein: MAKRRRREVSDEEEEEEEVRYRRRAASQFFELEAVDTDDEEEDDEEQGEDDFIDDAEVVDSDSNENEDFAFRKRQVIHPQIGEEDEEEDIDEFERRIEERYGRKSRYKDEEDETEVVQQALLPTIKDSKLWMVKCAVGYEKEVAICLMQKQIDKAFNLKIKSVIALDHLQNYIYVEADKESHVREACKGMRHILLKNKIVLVPNSEMSNLLCVKGRDREFTKDCLVRLKTGNYKGDIAQIVDVDDIQRRVTVKLIPRIDYQDLVNKYEGNYKPKEVSSKICPQPRFWSASKAKALGISVKRSRDRITGDYFDIVDGKKFKDGFLYKLVSFKSISNKIQPTVDDLEKFHAAKERVDDEDINAEILSFSAMLAKNIKKNSFTAGDKVVVVNGDLIHIKGLVLKVEDDIVYFRPTNGDLPQNCLEIKSKDLTKLLEDNVSQVAYCEESVSLVSKTYNNKSRNRDETSGSIANFRPPPPKKGHGFGRARRDPLVNARIKIRQGPYHGMVGTIVEVRGSKVRVELEAQMNSVYVNRNQICENVNVEVNNSGSGLGGETPMYCATTPMHPLLTPTRDSAATPIHEGMRTPMPSRAWNGY